The segment AAGCTTCATGAACATCTCCGTATCGGCAATAACCAGACACCATGCTCGTCCAAGTAACCACATTTCTCTCACCCATACTCTCAAACAAGAGCTTCGCTTCTTCCCATCCATCGTTCTCGATATACCCTTTAATCATAGCGTTCCACGACACAATATCTCTGCTAGGCATAGCATCGAACACCTGTTTCGCCTTCTCCATATCCCCATTCTTGATCAGACCAGAGACCAATGTGTTCCAAGAAACCACATTcctctcaggcatttcatcgaacaacTCGACTGCATCATCGATCCTTCCTTCATCACAGAGCGCAGTGAGCATCACAGTCCACGAAACAACGTCCTTGGGCATCTCCCGGAACAGAGTCCAAGCCTCGTTGAGCTTCCTGCGTTTGACATAACTCGTCAGCATCGCGTTGCAAGTGACGATGTTCCTCTCCGGCATGACTTCGAACAAAACCCTTGCTTCGTGCAAGTATCCAGCCTTCGCGAACTTGGTGAGAAGCGAAGTCCAGTACTTGACACGACTGATACTTCCTCTCTGAGGAATTTTGTCGAGCAGGTGGCGTGCATGTACGAGACCTCCTTCGGACAAGCGCCGAAGGATGAGAGCTTCTTCATTAGAGAAACCTCGATGATGGTTTCCGTGATTCGATATCGCATTGCCAAGGTATCGGCGACAGTGAATTGAAGAAGCTAAAGATAGTTTCGAGAGAAAGGAGTAAACTTTCTCGACACAGAGAGCTCGCATTCAAACAGTTTCGCTTTTATATATCTTTCAGACAAAAATGATCCTAAACTAAGCTTCTGTATATTCCATTGagacaaattttaaataatgtattttttttaacacccttttgaataatgtatgtataaataaggaaaaaaatgaaatattttcatTCTATACACCAAAACCAACACAAAAACatatgacgtcaaaaaaaaaaacatataaagttTTCAACTTACAACAGCCATTCAGTCATTCATTCAATCATACAACTGAGTGATCCCTCTCAACAAGAGATTCTCCTTTTTGAACCGTCGGTAAGGTGGTAAAAGAGCAGAGAGCTTGAGAAAATAATGATGATGCCTTTGTATGTCACTTTTATATGTAGCTGTAGTAGTTGTCACTGTCATCTCCTATGCAAATGTAACTCAGAATAGCAACAATGAAGACAAAGTAGGAAGAGAGATCAAAGGCTAATGCTCCCCAACCGATGAGTCCAGCGTGTTTTAGAATCGAAGGTATGGCGATGCTTCCAACTGCTGATGCACCAGTCAAGAACTTTGCTGCATTGATCCAGCtgaataacaaaatataatatgcaAGTTAAGCTAGGTTTGAATATCTCTATATGTTCTCAAATGCAATTAACAAAGCCTCGGGTTCGAGTTTGGTGCTCAGGTTTGCATGTAACAAAAGGAATTTACTTGAGATGAACACTGTAACAAACAGTCTATCTTTATAAAAACTAGGTACCTATTGTCTGATTCATTGAAGAGAGATGTACTGTCCGATCCAGCGAAGAAGAGCAAAGGCATTGGGAGAAGCACATACATTATCACTGCAAAGCAAAATTCGATCCATCACCACGATATACAATGCAGTTATCAGTCTAACTAACAGTTGAAGATTAAGCCAGGCAAGTTATATTCACCGAAAAATAATACTTGGAGGGAAAGGGAAACAACTCACCACTGAGCATTGGCCACCAGTTATTATACAGAGCACAAGCCTGgaaccaaaataaggaaaaaaaagggGGTTTAAACACGAATATGATTTAAAGTAAAGTTGTAACTAAGTTTATGAGATACCAGAATTTGCAAGACGATTCCTCCAGAAACAAGGATAGCTAAGAAAGCTATTTTCCCCATATCCAAACAAGCACGCAGGTGTCTAGGTATGTCTGCCATTCACAAGTctcttctcaaccttttctatccTTCCACAAGAAAAGCTGAATGCTAAGAGAAAATTTAAAGGGAAAAATAATCAGAGAGAGGAAGAGTGAGAACGCTCTCAGTTTTTAATGACAACAtaagctctttttttttaaaaaaaattactattcaTGGAGTCAATCTTCGttttaacaaaaagaaacacaacaaaaGAGCTCCGGGAAAGTATCGTTTTGTGGTTTCTTTCAGTGGCAAGAGATTAAACTTAtcatcaatcttttttttttatttcacctATCAAATTCAACATAAAACTCaattggaaagttttttatcaATTCATTCCACCAGCACCTTCTCTGCTCTTCAAAACCGCTGCTAGGCAAGGTCCTGATTGTGTTACCTCCCTAATCACTAACtaacaaaagtaaataaattttaatctcCAGAA is part of the Brassica rapa cultivar Chiifu-401-42 chromosome A09, CAAS_Brap_v3.01, whole genome shotgun sequence genome and harbors:
- the LOC103840162 gene encoding vacuolar protein sorting-associated protein 55 homolog, producing the protein MADIPRHLRACLDMGKIAFLAILVSGGIVLQILACALYNNWWPMLSVIMYVLLPMPLLFFAGSDSTSLFNESDNSWINAAKFLTGASAVGSIAIPSILKHAGLIGWGALAFDLSSYFVFIVAILSYICIGDDSDNYYSYI